The Aneurinibacillus migulanus genome contains the following window.
GACATATCTTCTGTAATGTATGCCAAAGTACGGTTTAATCATGACAGGCATGGTGAATGGCCTGTTCTAGCAGGTCCATGACATGCTCATCATCATGCGAGTAATAAAGAGTAGTCCCCGCCCGTCGGAATTTTACCAGCCGCAGATTCTTCAAAAAACGCAACTGATGGGACACGGTAGACTGCAATAACCCTAACGCTTCAGCGATTTCACTAACGGCGCATTCTTTTTGTGAAAGAAGGTGCAAAATCCGAATTCTAGTAGGGTCAGATAATGCTTTAAACGTCTGAGAAACGACAAATAACGTCTCTTCATCAAGATGTTCGCATGGCACATTATTTTTGTTTTCCGTATTTTCCATACAAGCCACCTCAGTTAATTATATGTACATATATTCAAGTAAATAGTAGAGTACTCCACGTCCAATGTCAAATAGGTTTACCCGTCCTATACGGGGGCAGGGCAGAACCGCATGCAGATAATGTCACCCGTATGCGGTTCTTTCATAATAGATCTAAACTTATCCCATATGGTGTTTATGCATCCACAATACACCTGACTTGATGACATTCGGGACCTTACCCAACAGCACGTTATCGCCCACAAGGCCAAACCCGGTTTTTTTGCCAAGATAACCGAGCACTCCCTTAAGCTTAATCGGCTCCGCCTTGTACTCGCTTCCCTTCCATACAGAGATAAAATAATCACCAAGCTGCTTTCCCTGTATATGGGCCAGCTGTGCACTGGGCGCAAATTCAGAGCTCGCACAGTCTCCCACGACAAAAATATCGTTATAATACGGCAATTCATAGTTCTCTTTTACCGCAATCCGATTCATCCGGTCGGCATTACTGTAGGCAAGCAGCGGATTGGAAATCGGATTTGGCATAATACCCGCTGTCCACACACATATATCGTACAAGACTGTTTTCCGCTCCAGCCCGTAATAGACCGCCTGATTATCTATCATCGTCACGCTAACATTGGTAAGTACCTCTATCATATGGTCGTCTAGGTACTGTCGTACATATTTTCGGATGCGGTCGGGCAGTGTCGCAAGTACTTCTTCCGATCGTTCGAGTAGGGTAATTCTCAGTTCTGGATGCTGTTCGCGCAAATCACTGGCAAATTCAACCCCGGATAAACCACCACCTATAATAACGACATGACTATCTGACGGTAGTTCATCGATCTTCTTACGTGTCTTCATCGCCTTAGCAAATGATTGGATGCTTTGGGCATACTCCGCCGCCCACGGCACGTTAAAGTAATTGTCAACGCAACCTAACGCAACGATAAGCTGATCAAATGGCACTTCCCTTTCCTTGCATATAACTTTATGAAAAGAAATCTGAATTTCTTTAATCTCATCTTGAATGTATTCGACCTGGCTGTGTATGGGAAAAGCCGCTTTTACTTTACTTTCATTCAGC
Protein-coding sequences here:
- a CDS encoding ArsR/SmtB family transcription factor encodes the protein MENTENKNNVPCEHLDEETLFVVSQTFKALSDPTRIRILHLLSQKECAVSEIAEALGLLQSTVSHQLRFLKNLRLVKFRRAGTTLYYSHDDEHVMDLLEQAIHHACHD
- a CDS encoding NAD(P)/FAD-dependent oxidoreductase, which produces MSKNIVLLGAGYGGISFLNTVLPHIPSDVRISVIDRLRHHTIKPEYYALASGSLNESKVKAAFPIHSQVEYIQDEIKEIQISFHKVICKEREVPFDQLIVALGCVDNYFNVPWAAEYAQSIQSFAKAMKTRKKIDELPSDSHVVIIGGGLSGVEFASDLREQHPELRITLLERSEEVLATLPDRIRKYVRQYLDDHMIEVLTNVSVTMIDNQAVYYGLERKTVLYDICVWTAGIMPNPISNPLLAYSNADRMNRIAVKENYELPYYNDIFVVGDCASSEFAPSAQLAHIQGKQLGDYFISVWKGSEYKAEPIKLKGVLGYLGKKTGFGLVGDNVLLGKVPNVIKSGVLWMHKHHMG